Part of the Hemibagrus wyckioides isolate EC202008001 linkage group LG09, SWU_Hwy_1.0, whole genome shotgun sequence genome, AAGGCAAGCAGCTGCTGCGAGAAGGGAAAGTGGCTGAGGCTCGAGACTGTTTCACACGTTGTGTTAACGTCACACCCTCCATGGCACATCAAGTTATCAAGGTAcaagctttaacacacacacacacacacacacacacagagttccatatatttacacacattagATGATCAAAGAATCAGTAATCTGACATCTGTTTATTCCTTTTAGAATCTGATATCTCCTTCTCTGTCTGCATTTCTATATTTCTCTGCACAGATGGGGGATAGACAGAtatagctgtctgtctgtccatctgtctgtctactcttgtctctcttcctcaccctctgtctgtctctatacaTATAATTTCTATGTCTATGTGTCCAcctatccatctgtctctcttctagtgtaactgtgtgtttgtgtgtgtgtgtgtgtgtaggcggcGAGGGCACGTGGAGTGGACTGTTTGGTGGCTCCGTATGAAGCTGATGCTCAGTTGGCGTTCCTGAATAAATCAGGCATCGCTCAGGCCATCATCACCGAGGACTCAGACCTACTGGCATTCGGCTGTAAAAAGGTGAAAAAATGTTCAGAATACACGACTTTACACACTTTACCACAACTTTACACGCCTGATGCTCAGGTTACACTGCTGCTCTGATCTGTAATAATTTTGGAGACATATTAATGTctgagactaacacacacacagaccacgcctccttcattgagacacacacacacagtccttgCCTCCTTCATtgaggctcacacacacaatgtccacacctcacacttccttcactgagactgacgcgcacacacacacacacacacacacacagtccacacttccttcactgagactgacgcgcacacacacacacagtccacacttccttcactgagactgacgcgcacacacacacacacacacacacacacacacacacacacacacaatgtccacacctcacacttccttcactgagactgacgcgcacacacacacacacacacacacacacagtccacacttccttcactgagactgacgcgcacacacacacacacacacacacacagtccacacttccttcactgagactgacgcgcacacacacacacacacacacacacacacagtccacacttccttcactgagactgacgcgcacacacacacacacacacacacacacacacacacagtccacacttccttcactgagactgacgcgcacacacacacacacagtccacacttccttcactgagactgacgcgcacacacacacacacacacacacacacacacagtccacacttccttcactgagactgacgcgcacacacacacacacagtccacacttccttcactgagactgacgcgcacacacacacacacacacacacacagtccacacttccttcactgagactgatgcacacacacacacacacacacacacacacacacagtccacacttccttcactgagactgacgcgcacacacacacacacacacacacacacacagtccacacttccttcactgagactgatgcacacacacacacacacacacacacacacacacagtccacacttccttcactgagactgatgcacacacacacacacacacacacacacacagtccacacttccttcactgagactgatgcacacacacacacacacacacacacacacacacacacacacagtccacacttccttcactgagactgatgcacacacacacacacacacacacacacacagtccacacttccttcactgagactgatgcacacacacacacacacacacacagtccacacttccttcactgagactgatgcacacacacacacacacacacacacactccacacttccttcactgagactgatgcacacaggccacgcctccttcacagagACACATTAGCCACACCCCCATCACTACACCTGAATATGACCATGTGTGGAGATTGAAAGTGTTTACTGTAAAAGATTGTGTGCTATATTTATTATGATCCTCTGCcctttgaggtgtgtgtttttgatgaAAGTGTGTTTATTCCGGTTGTACCTGAAGGTGATATTGAAGATGGACAAGCAGGGGAACGGTCTGGAGATATCACAGTGTCACCTGGGCCGCTGCCGCTCTCTGGGAGATGTCTTCACTGAGGAGAAGTTCCGCTACATGTGCATCCTCTCAGGCTGTGATTACCTCCCATCGCTCTATGGCATTGGGCTGGGGAAAGCCTGCAAGCTGCTCAGGATGGCCAACAACCCTGATATCCTCACGGTATCATACATCAGTATCATGATACATCAGATATATCGATATCCTGATATATCAGTAACACAATACACTGATAGCAGGATGCATCAGTATAGTGAGGTATTACTGTCTGTTTATACacctgtattgtattgtgttgtgttgtgttgtgcaggTGATCAGGAAGCTCGGTCAGTACCTGAAGATGAACATCAACGTACCTGACGAGTACATCGATGGCTTTGTGAAGGCCAACAACACCTTCCTCTATCAGCTCGTCTTCGACCCCATCGAAAGAAAAGTAGTGCCTCTTAACCCTTACCCAGAAAACCTTGACCTCAGCACGCTCAGCTACGCCGGAGTGTATCCTTCCTCTCAGACAAATAAACCATATATAATACTGTGTGATGAAGAAAAGTTactctcaccaccaccacccccaccaggCTGATTATGTTCCTATAACCACACATTCCTAAATCTTTTATTTCACCATGacatttaaatcattatttaatatttatttttaatgctgtggaacaaGTTCCTGTTTTTCACATGTTAATCTTTATGCATGTTAATGTATGTTCTagactatatagccaaaagtattgggacacccctccaaatcgttgggttcggccccttagttccagtgaaaggaactcttaatgcttcagcttcataccaagacatttaggacaatttcatgctctttgtgggaacagtttggggatgaccccttcctgttccaacatgactgcacaccagtgaccaaagcaaggtccataaagacatggatgagtgagtttggtgtggaggaacttgactgtcctgcacagagtcctgacctcaaccccatagaacacctttgggatgaattagagtggagactgtgagccagaccttctcgtcatcacaacatcagtgtctgacctcacaaatgtgcttctagatgaacggtcaaaaattcccataaaaacactcctaaaccttgtggaaagccttcccagaagagttcaaagtaaaaaaaaaaaaaaagtcaaagaagctttgtcacttcagccatatatatcagatgcagtacagtgaagtgaaacaacgttcctcctggaccagaggtgctacacagaacacagacaaagtacagagacgcagacaaacatagagctataacatagagataaaaaagttaaactataatttaaaaattaaactatacttaaggtgcagtctttaagaactagacatacaacagaagtgcacaggaagacaagacaagacaagacagtgcagacaaacaacatataggccgactttgtgcaatgaacagtgtatacagtgagtgcagaTATTAAAGCAACACATGTGaacagttgaagctgttattatattcatgtgcatggaaaggtaGACATACCAGTTTTgtcctggctcgcagtctccgctctaattcatcccaaaggtgttctaatGGGTTGAGGTTTCTCCATCCCCAGGCTTCTCCATCCCTAGGTTctatcactggaactaaggggccaggcCTACAGCCCTGAAAATCAAAAcacatgaattcaatgatttggaggggtgtcccaaaacttttgtcagtATAGAGTATGAGTTATTACTGCAAAATGTGTCCTGTTGGAAAGGTTCCTTAATAAAACACGTCTGTAGGAACGTTGGAGATAAGCAGGGTCTACAGATGGCTCTGGGTAATGTGGACATTAACACTATGGAGAGGATCGATTACTTTAATCCTGATGCTCCTGTAACACAAGTAAAATTCATCACAGTTCACTTTGTCTTATTTCTAATAATCTTTgagtttattgttgttttatttcataactTCAGGATTCCTTCAAAtgcataaattataaaataacagGACAAATGTTTGACTGGTTCTTCTCTAGTCTCTTGCAACCAATCAGTGTTGTGCTCTCATGAGgactgttataataataataataataataataatctcattaGAATTCCTTCTAATGTCGAAGTGACAACATGAAGGAAgaatgattctgattggttcgtTACACCACAGTGAAATATGAACCTTAGGGAATTAAAACAGTTCGTACTTGTTAGagtttaaaaattttaaaaccCTTGCTGTTCCCCTCAGCCTGTTAAAGCTCCTCGAAGTCGAGGCTGGAGTGACGCCCCGGTCACCACCTCTCGCCAGGTCAGTATCTGGAGCAAGGCTTATGTACCGGGCAGCGTCCAGCCCCAGACGCCATCATCCCCTCAGAGACCTGCTCAAACCAGAGGCAAGGGGACTGTCATGTCCCTGCGGGGCCTCAAACTGCCCAACAGAGAACCACAGGTCAAGAGACCACGGCAAGGTgagcatgcatgcacacacacgcatacacacacagacagtcttgATAAATAACGGAATATCAGAAACTTTTCCATCTGCTGTCAGACTCTGCTGTCTCGGATGAAGATGTGCTAGAGCAGTACTCCTCTGATACCAAGAAACAGCGCACGGTAACCATGGAAACAGAGCACAGTGTTCCAAAGGAGACGAAACATTCCCAGAGAGAGCCTCCTCGACCCCGGAACCGATTCGCCACACTGCTGCAGTGGAGGAACCAGTCAGAGGAGGGTGATGGGGAGCAGGAGGGAACACGCAGCAGGTACACCATGCCCTGGgctcgatgatgatgatgatgacgacagaattttgggagagtgtgtgtttgtataaaaacAGTTAGCAGTTAAACAGCAGGTTGAGCTTCAGTGCTGAGTTTGCTCTCATTGCGTTTCTCCTGCAGGTTCTTCGCGAGCTCTGATGTCACGCTAGCCGAATCTAACCGATCAAAGGAAGAATCAGATGACCGTACGGAACCAGACCACGCCCTGATGCTAGCAGgagaaacacacagcacacagagggagacagagacgTCACTGCAACGTGCCAGCCTGAGCGCTTTCAGCTGGTCCGGCAGTTCCACGGAACATTTCGGAACCGGATCCTTGTCGTCGGACCGACCAAGAACTCCCAGCATGCCCTTGGGCCTCTCTGTCCTGCAGCAGTTCCAGAGGAAGAAGGAGAACATCAGCTGGGGACAGACGGAATCTCCTCAGCGCTCTCTACCCTGCTCTCCTCCAGAGGGTGCTGTTGATGGTGAAactcctccaggttctccgccGTCTCAGGACAGCGCGTATTTCTCACAGTCCTGCAGCAGCCACTCCGTCAGTGAGGACTCCACCACCGGCACTCACAGCGCAACGACCTCTCCCGAAACGGTGAGGAAACCGGACACAGCAGTGTTCTCAACACTATGCACAGGTTCTATAGGTGTTAATAGTGTAGAAGATtcacaagaagaagaaataatctGAGGAAAATCTCACAGAGAAAGAGTTTTTATTCATGTGTTAATAAATCTACAGGACACAAGGCTGAGAAACAGGGCTGAAGTGGCTTCAAATAAACTCCTCATGATGTTTTCCTCATGGTGTGTTTAGGAGAAGGATCCCTGGAGGGATTTGGGATGTTCTGAGACTCTCAGTGAGGTGTCCGTGATGGATGAGGTCAGATCTACTCCCAGCAGGACGAAGGTAAGTCCAGTTAAACCAGACGAGTTTATAACGACTCGCTACATCCCCATGTGTCGTGTTCATCTCCTACTTCCTGTTCCTCCCTCAGGTGTCCGGTTTGTCCCGAATCCGTCCCAGCGCGCATGAGAAGGGCAGTAAGATCCGCCCCTCCGCTCCGGCCAGGGTGAGCGGCTTGAGGAAGGCTCAGGGGAAGAAGATGGGGGTCACTAATGAGAACAACCCGGGACTGCAGGCCACCATCAGCGGCCTGTGGAAGAACTTCAGCTTTAACAAGTGTGTAAGAGCTAGTGCTGTTAAACCACTCACACGTTATTCGTCTTTTCATTTATAACTAGTTTCAGCTCTGCCCTACCCGGTCGATTTTCCTCTAGTGCATCGACTCGGGAAAAACTCAGACTCTCATAACACGGTGATGTTTATCAGAGTCTCTGAGTTTATCATGTTAACGAGATCGATCAGGAGAAGCCGTGTGTGCTGTTCATCTCTGCTCAGGGTGATGTCACAGTGAGCTCATCACAGCTGTAAAACTGGGCGGAGCTACGTTAAACCTCTAACACTCCTACAGCTGTTCACAACACAAATCTTAACCCTAGTCATCTCTGACTGACCGATCCTTTGTACTTTTCTAGCATAAAACTGTTTTTCTCAAATAAACCCTGCTAATGAACGAGCTGTTTAATTACAGCAGATTAGTTACAGTAGCAGAAAGCTGATAAAGCTCAGAAATTGACTacaccatcattattattattattattattattatcatcatcatcatttatttagacaTAATTAGCTGGATTTGTCCAGGATTTTAATATCTGTGAGTCAGCATGACATTAGTGGTGTTTATTAATGTCAGTCTTTTTAAATTCTgtcatttaaaattatttttactctaatttttcttcatttccactgtgtgtgtgtgtgtgtgtgtgtgtgtgtgtgtgtgtgtgtgtgtgtttcagggagaACCCGAAGTTA contains:
- the exo1 gene encoding exonuclease 1 isoform X1 — its product is MGIQGLLQFLKEASEPVHVQKYRGHTVAVDTYCWLHKGAFSCAEKLAKGEPTDQYVVYCMKLVDMLLSYGIKPVLVFDGRNLPSKQEVEKARRERRQANLQKGKQLLREGKVAEARDCFTRCVNVTPSMAHQVIKAARARGVDCLVAPYEADAQLAFLNKSGIAQAIITEDSDLLAFGCKKVILKMDKQGNGLEISQCHLGRCRSLGDVFTEEKFRYMCILSGCDYLPSLYGIGLGKACKLLRMANNPDILTVIRKLGQYLKMNINVPDEYIDGFVKANNTFLYQLVFDPIERKVVPLNPYPENLDLSTLSYAGVNVGDKQGLQMALGNVDINTMERIDYFNPDAPVTQPVKAPRSRGWSDAPVTTSRQVSIWSKAYVPGSVQPQTPSSPQRPAQTRGKGTVMSLRGLKLPNREPQVKRPRQDSAVSDEDVLEQYSSDTKKQRTVTMETEHSVPKETKHSQREPPRPRNRFATLLQWRNQSEEGDGEQEGTRSRFFASSDVTLAESNRSKEESDDRTEPDHALMLAGETHSTQRETETSLQRASLSAFSWSGSSTEHFGTGSLSSDRPRTPSMPLGLSVLQQFQRKKENISWGQTESPQRSLPCSPPEGAVDGETPPGSPPSQDSAYFSQSCSSHSVSEDSTTGTHSATTSPETEKDPWRDLGCSETLSEVSVMDEVRSTPSRTKVSGLSRIRPSAHEKGSKIRPSAPARVSGLRKAQGKKMGVTNENNPGLQATISGLWKNFSFNKENPKLNNPCKKGEPMSPVKDNVQ
- the exo1 gene encoding exonuclease 1 isoform X2, producing MGIQGLLQFLKEASEPVHVQKYRGHTVAVDTYCWLHKGAFSCAEKLAKGEPTDQYVVYCMKLVDMLLSYGIKPVLVFDGRNLPSKQEVEKARRERRQANLQKGKQLLREGKVAEARDCFTRCVNVTPSMAHQVIKAARARGVDCLVAPYEADAQLAFLNKSGIAQAIITEDSDLLAFGCKKVILKMDKQGNGLEISQCHLGRCRSLGDVFTEEKFRYMCILSGCDYLPSLYGIGLGKACKLLRMANNPDILTVIRKLGQYLKMNINVPDEYIDGFVKANNTFLYQLVFDPIERKVVPLNPYPENLDLSTLSYAGVNVGDKQGLQMALGNVDINTMERIDYFNPDAPVTQPVKAPRSRGWSDAPVTTSRQVSIWSKAYVPGSVQPQTPSSPQRPAQTRGKGTVMSLRGLKLPNREPQVKRPRQDSAVSDEDVLEQYSSDTKKQRTVTMETEHSVPKETKHSQREPPRPRNRFATLLQWRNQSEEGDGEQEGTRSRFFASSDVTLAESNRSKEESDDRTEPDHALMLAGETHSTQRETETSLQRASLSAFSWSGSSTEHFGTGSLSSDRPRTPSMPLGLSVLQQFQRKKENISWGQTESPQRSLPCSPPEGAVDGETPPGSPPSQDSAYFSQSCSSHSVSEDSTTGTHSATTSPETEKDPWRDLGCSETLSEVSVMDEVRSTPSRTKVSGLSRIRPSAHEKGSKIRPSAPARVSGLRKAQGKKMGVTNENNPGLQATISGLWKNFSFNKCGEPEVKQPL